Within Calliopsis andreniformis isolate RMS-2024a chromosome 4, iyCalAndr_principal, whole genome shotgun sequence, the genomic segment AAGCAGCGACCGCGAGTCGTTTTGGCACGTTTCATATTTTTCTCGAGGAACCACCTTCTTGGAACATTGAAAATATCAATACTGAACAGCCTCGATAAGTCATCGCTATGATTAACACTTTATGTGCTACGATAAACTACCATATGGGTAGTaattttgatttaaaaaaagtatatatttttaattcatttttatatgCATTACATAGTGCTTTCCTTTAGTTTAAGAGCTAGAACTATTTATTAGTAGTACtcataatataattatgtaaaaatTGTAACTCGTGTGCAAGTAACGCAACACTCATATCGCGAATTTATGCAACTGAAAAAATATTCTACATACTACAGGACTGTATGCTCTgcatatttttttactttttcaacAAGTAAAAAATGTAGATTAATGAAGGAACTAGACTCCCActgaaaacataaaacacagtttTGATTTTTTAAAGCAATCAGTTCATTAATAAAACATGCTGTCAAAGATTTCTGAACGCCTCAAGAGGGTTCTTTAAAAAAGTCTAAGAACCTCACAACTAATTTCGCAGCATTTTCACCCGTTTTAGGAGAATTAACGGCGGCATACTTTCACGTCgcttttattaaataattttttacgagGTACATAAGCACGCCCGCCCGCGCAATTTATCGTCTGCATACTAGCACCCGACGCGTTAATTCATAGCGATTAAAATATGTCGCGCGAGATTACATGCTCCTACGCGCTGGTTGGAAGCATCTTCTGGAAAATGCCCTCATCTTGTCGCATATACCATAGATCCCTGTCGCGATAAAGCTTGTTGCTCCTTACATTTTGGTGGACGACAATATTCCTCGAGTTTTCGATAATCGAATATCTTTGCTCACCGAAAAATATGTCCCAGAGAATGAGTGGGCGGATATTAACGACTTTCTGGACGTTTTTCAGGAACCTGAGGAGACAGCTTATGTCCAATATGAACGATGGAACTTCTCTGTGACGTCAAAACGATACTTTGTCGAGAAAGGAGGAATTCAGTGATTCTGAAAATATGAGGCGATATTTTCGAGGAATTTCAATGCCATATAATCAAGCATTACAGTTTGCTACCTATCAACGGCTCTATGCGATTGCTCTATGCGTGCAACATACACGGCGAAGTATCGATAACTTTGCACAACGAACAATCAATATGACGTTCCAATTTCGTCACGGAATTGAGTTTCACTGCTGTATCGATGGCTATCGATTTGTGTCGAGCAATTGGACAGCGTCCATCGATCTTTAGATTTGCTTGGTACAGTGGTTCTCAAAGGCGCCTCCtccaaaaaatgaaaaaactaCGTCAATGATTAAGTTGCAGAAAGATTTTGTATTTCTAAAATTTGTCCAGATTTCAGAGTCTATTCTCAGATGACAGTCAGCGAGCGTTCGGGTTAATTCCCAATTAATTCCatgcagattttcacgcaacgcGATACGACGCTTAAACGTAAATCCGTGAAGCTTAAGCAAGAAATTCATGGTCAGCCAGAAGTGTCCCACTTTCCGGCAGTGTTCGTCGCACATGACAACGTCTTATCTGGGCGGCGCGGCGTGTAACTGTGCAACAGAACATTCCTTCTAAATACGGTGGAACATGCTACTTTGCTGTGGAAAGATAGAAACTGGAGAACGTTGAGAAGATCTTTTAGAAAAAGTAAAAGAAGAAGCAGGATACGAATAATCAGCTTACTGGTTGATCATTTGAAACTGCCGCTTCCCCAGGCACATAATTTTGCAATTCTAATTTTGCAGCAATTATATTCCAACTGCTGCTTACTtgcgttattaagatgattaatcATTAAGTATGAAATACTTCTTTTTAGAGAATATTACGCAAAAAATGTGGTTTGCTTAACCATCTCTCGGTTTCCTATATCACGGAAGACGGTGCTCTCTTGTCTGTGTAAATACATTCGGCTAATATATGAGCGTCCTTAATAGTGAGCGCAAGCAAACACGTTCGGAAGTAATTGCCGCGAAGGTGCTCCACTTTTAAAATCGTGATGGATAGATCGATCTTTTATCCGACTCGGCGTGGGCGACCGTGCACGATACTCATACAAATTTCACGTACGAGTCGTTGTGTGTAGAACATGTTATTTGAATAAACAGCGGCATGATAATATGCGGGGACGCCTGCTTTGACACATCTATAAGTGACTCTTGGACAACGTGTCATCATTTATCGATGGACGAGCCGCGTTTTCGCAAAACTGTAATGGACAATAATTGGAGCCTGTGATAAGCAACCGGCAGTTGAAATTTTACAGAACAAATTTAGCGAGCTATTAACTAATTTGTGAATAGAGACAGAGACGATTCATCCGGAAAAGGATATCGAAAAATGCTTATATTTGACCGAAAATTCTTTCTAGCAAAAAATGTATTTTCAGGTCTTTATTTTGTTTCCTGTGACCATATAGAACGCCTCTACAAAATTCAAGACAACTACTAAGAATTTCCTCTGGAATTACATTTTTCTCATATCCATATCAGCTGGTACCGTTATTATCAGATATAATCTATAATTCATTATACAATTCCGACCGCAACAAAGTTTTCATCTCACTAATTATCTCGACAAGGATCTTACCAGTCAGAGGCTACGCGCACCATGAGAACGTACATATATTTCCACTGCTTACCCAGGTATCTTGTGATAGGGTATTTCCGCAGGATCAGCAACGAGTACACGGGCTGTTCCTGGCGGACTTTCGAGAGTATCCTGGAGGCACTTAACACGAGTGACGCAAGCACACAGTCACAAGATCACGAGTCGATAAAAGTTCGCGAGGTCCGCGAAACGGCTCCGGTGCCATTCGTACGACGGGAGCTAATGGTTGCGAGAGACGATACCCGTAACGATCGTTAAGGACAAACTTAATAATAGTAGCCGGATATTTACTATAGATCGCGAGTCGTCCAATTGGCCGGTCGTGGACGAATTCATGACTCGCGGCCACTTTGTGAATATATCCGTCAGTAGCGAGCCAAATGCTTGAGAGATATGTACTGAGTCATTCTGTGTATTTGTATGTACAGAAGGACCTCGATTAATCAGCCTCGGATCTACTAGAAATCTGTGACAAAAGTGTGGACGATACCTACACAGAACACTGTGGGAGAGGTCACTTATTATAGTGATAATCATGCGTGGGTGTAAACACAGATTCTCGTCTTCGTATTTGCAAGCTAAACGTACCAAGTTAATTGTAAATTCTAAGCGATAATTAGGGTTACGTAATTGACTCATTTCCTCGTGTAATTGGACACTGatctaattttttattatagGAATTAATTATTTATGGTTGATTGCGAAGAATGAGAAGTAAAAGGATCTTGGTGCCATAGCAGAATTTAAATCAAAGTGCAAGATTTTTTAAGGATTTTTTCTAGGTATAAGTTTTCCATAAGAAAGTTTTCTGAAGGCAATGATGCCGCAATAATGATGTAATTGCGAAGTGGTACATTAATTACGGTAGCTTTTCTTGTGAATCGTTTTTTATTCACAGATAATTATACCAGTCAACGAAGTGAAACCGTAAAAATCACGTCAAGTTATCCTTCGTTTTGAACGATGACGGAACTTTGCAAATAAAACAATCTTTTTCTGAGAAATCCGAGGCTCCAGTTTAAATAATTTGAAGGTAGAAACATATTACCAAACTGCTTCAGCTTTATATCATTGCCTGTATATCATGTCAAGCTCAGCGGGTTCAGATTTCGCGTGCGAAAGATAGCATCTTTTCAGCtgataaagtgcaacaaaacaAAACAAGCTGCCGAGTGTAGAACTTTGATGACTCAATGAAATACAATCAAGCtatcaattatttaaaaacGTCGCATGGATTGTTTCATTTATATAGATAACTCGGTACTAAGCGCAAGGTGAAGGTCAATGTTTTCAGGGCTTCAAATTTTAGAGCTCATACAGCTCTATAGTACGCGAACCTTTTCTGTACTAAACGTCAATAACGTCCCTGTTCACAGAGGCAGTCATTTTTTATGGCAACAACGAAAACTTTCTTCGCGCAAATAACGAGTGACGAAACAAGGAAACTGTCAGAAATACGTTCAAGTCCACGACGCAGGATCACGACGCCTATCGCAATCGCGAATGTCGGAGTTTCCCTTTTTGTTTACATAACACTACGTTCTGCTCGGCGAAACTTTACCGAGCATACTAAGTAAATAACACTCAACTTTTCAAGAAAATCTATCTATACATTCTTCACATGAAACAATTTTTACTAGCACATCCTTCATGTAAATAATGACCTCCTAGTATACATGTACATCTCGAGAAACTAGAATACTAGATAGAACAATGGATTTTTCACAAAACTACGAAAATTGACAacgaaattagaaaataattgtatTGAATGTACTACTATCAATACATCCCATGTACAGTATTTATAATGCATATTCATTACAGGAAAATTGTAAAGGATCATCCAGTAAAGGAGCAATCTCAGAGCTGTAGGCAACAAATTTGTAGCACAGTGCCGAGCTAAACCTAACCTATATTTGAATTAATATTTGGAATATCGTGGGATTCACTCACCTTTTCGCGATTTGGCGCCAGGATAATTCGCAGCCTTCCCCTTTAGGATCCGCCTGTCGAGATTCGTCCAAAATGTCCTCGCCTCTAACGTTCACCGATCCATTCCTTGATAGACATCCTCGTTCTGCTCGCTCGAACGCCGTAGTCGTCGACAAACACGCAATAATTCGTTCCTGCCGAATTGCGCGGTCGCGATCGAGACAAATTCGAAGCAACGCACATTACAAAAACCGCGAACCGTTCTGACCACTCTAAACGACGTTCACCGATCGACAGCAGTGTCACGAATGCGAGACTCGCTTTTGTTTACTCTCTCTGACCGCTGTCAGCAGGTGGCGCGAGAAGAAGTGGGGGATCTCATGGCGTTTCTCTCTTGAGGATCGTCAAGATTGTTTgggaaaataaaatattcaaattttaatgcAGAAATTAGTTTATAATGGTTCTGCTCAACTATGAAGAAAGGGAGGAACTACAAAACAAAAATGTGAAATTCAGTTTCTTGCATTTCTgtacaatttcaaatattttggaTTTTCTTTTACTGTAGAAtagtagtaaaatatttttagtagctactgagagttgagtatcatGAGTAAAGGATGTAAACTAAAGGATGTCTGAACTAtctttatatatcattttatatAATACATATGTACTATGATTGCTTTTAATAAAGGTCAAAAAAATAATTACGCTTATGTCTTCACTGTACAAATATAATACACATTTATTTGCAGTCTACTAGCATTTTGGACATGTAGGGGCCGTCTAATTCGTAGCCCATTTTTCTGTAATAGTTACGTGTCCCAACACCTAAAgaaagtattatgattattatcaagaCGTAATATAATAAAGAATTTGCATATATGTAATTTGTTTTCCTTTGGACCTGATATTACTGCAATTTTATGAGACCCATGTTCCTCCTTCGCAATCCTCTCAGCTTCTTCCATCAGTAGCATGCCGAAACCTTGATGCTGAAATTTAGTTGGATCTCGAGCATTAACAGGAACAACACTGCCGTACACATGAAGTTCTCTCACTATTGAACATTTGTCTTTCAGTTCTGGCCTGCAAAGTACAAGTGGTTAATTCCACCATTTTCTTCTTGTATACTTTTTTCGATATCTAGAAAATTACCTGAAGGTTTCGTTAGAGCATTTTCTCAATCTCAGTAAGCCAACTAAGATATCCTGTGTAGGATCTTCGTATGATAAAAATGTCTCCCACCCTCCGTTTGCAACATAATCGCGACGTATTAATTCTACTTCATAAGGCTGTACTTTGTGATGTATTTCCTGGATTCCTACTTCTCGAGTTCTCACGTCGCGACAGTGTGTTCCTAGATCCCTCATTCTTGCTAGAGCTAATTCACGCAAATTACCATGTTCTACACCTGAACTGCATGTTGATAATTGTTAGGGGTATAGTAAAATATTGTTAACACAGGAAAAATAAATGGCTAATTAATATTACCTGACTAGAGGCATAGGTATATCTCTTTGCACGCGATACACTCGCGTCCAGGGGGGAATTAAAGCCAAAATACGAGCTATGAGATCCACCAAAACGCTTGGTGGATAACTTTTGTACCTCCCAGTTTTCCATAGCTCGTACAAACCTGTACCGCGTATAACTAATGTGGgataaattttcaatccatcTGCTCTAAAAGCTGggttttcaaaaaattcctaGAGCGTATAAATTGTTAATTACATTTTgaaagggaaaggaaaaggAGTACAAAAATTACAACTTACAATGAATTGATTAACATCTCTCTCGATGTCCACGTTTGGCAAATCCGGCATCATATGTGCTATTACTTTGAACCCAGCATCTTTAGACAGTTGAAAACTCTCGCTCACTGCACGCACCGTGTGCCCCCTGTTAGTATCTCGTGCTACATCTTCGTACACGGATTGTACGCCAATTTCTAAACGAGTACACCTGAAAGCAAGATCTTTTTTGTTAGTAATGAGCCAAAAAATAAAATTCCTCTTTGTAAAATATTCTACAAATAATGTACCCATAGCGCAGCATATCCGAAAGATGTTTTTTAAGACAATAATCAGGTCGTGTTTCTATGGTAATTCCAATACATTTTGTTCTACTTCTTTCAGAATATTTTACAGCTTCATCAACGTTGCTGCTGACATGTCCAGACAATGCATCATGTAAGTTACGAATAAAATAATCTCTGTAATCCTCTGGCAGAGACATGAAGGTACCACCCATGACAATGAACTCAATTTTATCTACACTGTGTCCCAGTTGTTTGAGCTGTAAAAAGATTCAATGTTATTAAGTAATCAAATTTTATTACTATCTAAGGATTTGGAAAATTGTTGGTTTTACTTGCTCCACACGATGTCTTGTTTGCAAGAATGGATTATATCTTGCACGAATGGCTCTCATAGATGTAGGTTCATAACCAGTGTAAGATTGTGTTGAATACTCAAAATCTGAATCAGGTCCACCAGGGCAATAGACACAAATATTTCCTGTCATGTTGATATGAGGACATCTGTGTGGTTTACACATGACAGCCACGACAGCTATCTATAAAGACCAAATTATCCATAGAATGTGTTTTTTACTGCAATTTGAAAAACATGCAGTTGAACATGTGTTAGTTGCTCTGAAATTTCTTAACTATTGAAATTACTAACTCCACTAGCAGTTCTAATAGGTTTTGCTTTCAATTTTGGCACCAGTATATTCCTTGCATCAATAGGTACAGCTGCAATAATATCAACTAGTCTGGGAGAAGCTTCCAAGCCATACTTAGAAGCTATTCGAGTCTTTAATTTGTTTAGATCAACATCTCTGTTCTCTTCATGTGCTCTCAAGAGTTCCTGTATAATTTCTCCAATTGTCATAACCATGCGTTCTTCCTTGCTTTGCTCGAATTCTGTAAATAAATAATGAGAGATTAATAAAATAAGAACACCATACTTTGAGCACTGGACACAGTAAATTAATAACAAAATATCAGAGCAATGCAACTACCTTTTCTCTTCTTCACCATGATGATAGTTAAAAGTACTTATTTAAAAAGAATGGTAATTTAAATAATGTTTAGTTTTATAAACTTTCGTTGTTTAAATGTTCGTTTTTAGAGGTTATTCCTGATGACACACGCACACGTTTTGTCTTTAAACCTTGCACTGGCATGGTGCCATCCAGGTATGTGGCATTTATGTATTGATATCGTCATAAATAAAAACCgtgtttatttattaaattgaCATTTCTTTATATAATTGGTACCTTCTGCTCCTGTAATAGACTAATCTGAACACTTTTGCATGATAGTTAACTAAATTTAGAgtgattaatattataattgcaGAAATTTAATTTCAGGGGGCACCGGGCCCTGATGATACGGCCCTTAAGAAAAGTTGCTAACGACAActtcgccatctagcggcgGACCGCGAACTACGATTTCCATTCAGGACCGTAATATTGAAAACAGTACcctcaaaaaataaatacatctgtactaaaaaaagtaattaacagatcattttttaatgaaaaaccGCTCGTAATCATGTAAACTGTGAAGAATAGAGTCCAAATATGATAATAAATGCATAAACAATTGGATATTTAAAGAGAAACAATGAATTTATCcttctttatttatttatagcgTTATTTACTATTCTATAGGGAAATACGCATTGTTTATAACTAACTCAGGTCACCTATTACCGTTCTGCATcataatattgcgaatttattgTTTGTTTAAACATTTGATATAATATTTACAAAGGGGCACCGGGCCCTGATGATACGGCCCTTAACGAAAGTTGCTAGCGACAacttcgccatctagcggtggtgCCCAAGAACTAAATTCGAAGTTCGAAATTTACTACTGAATTGAAACTTTTAGTTCTGGGgcgccaccgctagatggcgaagtTGTCGCTAGCAACTTTCGTTAAGGGCCGTATCATCAGGGCCCGGTGCCCCTTTGTAAAAATtatatcaaatttttaaacaaacaataaattcgcaatattatgATGCAGAACGGTAATAGGTGACCTGAGTtagttataaacaatgcgcgttTCCCGATAGAATAGTAAATAAcgctataaataaataaagaagGATAAATTCATTGTTTCTCTTTAAATATCCAATTGTTTAtgcatttattattatatttggaGTTTATCCTTCTCAGTTTACATGATTACGAACggtttttcattaaaaaatgatCTGTTAATTGTTTTTTTagcattaaaatatttattctttGGTGGTACCGTCTGCAATGAAAAATCGTAGTTCGCGGAtcgccgctagatggcgaagTTGTCGTTAGCAACTTTCCTTAAGGGCCGTATCATCAGGGCCCGGTACCCTTTTAGCAAAAATTTGTCAAATTTTGTAAAAATCTGTGAAATAAGAATTTATTTGTTATCTACAGC encodes:
- the Elp3 gene encoding elongator complex protein 3 isoform X1 encodes the protein MVKKRKEFEQSKEERMVMTIGEIIQELLRAHEENRDVDLNKLKTRIASKYGLEASPRLVDIIAAVPIDARNILVPKLKAKPIRTASGIAVVAVMCKPHRCPHINMTGNICVYCPGGPDSDFEYSTQSYTGYEPTSMRAIRARYNPFLQTRHRVEQLKQLGHSVDKIEFIVMGGTFMSLPEDYRDYFIRNLHDALSGHVSSNVDEAVKYSERSRTKCIGITIETRPDYCLKKHLSDMLRYGCTRLEIGVQSVYEDVARDTNRGHTVRAVSESFQLSKDAGFKVIAHMMPDLPNVDIERDVNQFIEFFENPAFRADGLKIYPTLVIRGTGLYELWKTGRYKSYPPSVLVDLIARILALIPPWTRVYRVQRDIPMPLVSSGVEHGNLRELALARMRDLGTHCRDVRTREVGIQEIHHKVQPYEVELIRRDYVANGGWETFLSYEDPTQDILVGLLRLRKCSNETFRPELKDKCSIVRELHVYGSVVPVNARDPTKFQHQGFGMLLMEEAERIAKEEHGSHKIAVISGVGTRNYYRKMGYELDGPYMSKMLVDCK
- the Elp3 gene encoding elongator complex protein 3 isoform X2; its protein translation is MCKPHRCPHINMTGNICVYCPGGPDSDFEYSTQSYTGYEPTSMRAIRARYNPFLQTRHRVEQLKQLGHSVDKIEFIVMGGTFMSLPEDYRDYFIRNLHDALSGHVSSNVDEAVKYSERSRTKCIGITIETRPDYCLKKHLSDMLRYGCTRLEIGVQSVYEDVARDTNRGHTVRAVSESFQLSKDAGFKVIAHMMPDLPNVDIERDVNQFIEFFENPAFRADGLKIYPTLVIRGTGLYELWKTGRYKSYPPSVLVDLIARILALIPPWTRVYRVQRDIPMPLVSSGVEHGNLRELALARMRDLGTHCRDVRTREVGIQEIHHKVQPYEVELIRRDYVANGGWETFLSYEDPTQDILVGLLRLRKCSNETFRPELKDKCSIVRELHVYGSVVPVNARDPTKFQHQGFGMLLMEEAERIAKEEHGSHKIAVISGVGTRNYYRKMGYELDGPYMSKMLVDCK